The stretch of DNA GGAAACCCTAGATTGGTATGGGCCTAAGAGTCTGCACCGAGTACTATTCGGGTGATTTCTTTCTGTACCGACTAGTTTACATGCCAAATGGATATAAGACATGCCCCATCTCATATCGGGTACTGATCCGTGTCACGTCAGGTATCCTGTGGCCCTGGGTCTGACAGGTCTACACGCAAAGCATATATACCCATACATATTTTTGCAAAAATGAAGTGTGATGCTTTCatttaaatttttcttgaacCTTTGCGTAACATTGGTTGCTAATCTTTGTTTAGAAGGTTGCTAACCTTTGTTTAGCAATTTAAATACCTAGGGTGTCATAGGTTCCCGCCATCCCTCATCTCCATAAGGAAACTTGAGCCACGGTCTTGAGGAAGAGTAGGTGGCGACTCCTCGACTCTACCTCCAATGGCTCGCTGACCCGTGGGCCTAATCTTCATAGGAACATTTTTTGGCGGGGCCGTTTGGTCATGATTGTGGTCCATCTTTGGGAGTGAGATGCGGGATAGGATCTTTCATGCATTCTTATGGTGTCTTCTGCATGTTTTCATCTAATTCCGAACTTGCATTCCTGAAATGGTTAGATGAgtaaaacaactatggagctagattattgatacaaatatgtgagtaaggtgtataatttttctttattattgagtatagttggcGGTCATATTtcacacttaaggaccgtcaacaactcgGGATGAGGTTGTACGACGTGCGAGGTGCCGGACCCTATTGGATCTGGAGCTGGTGGACCAGTGCCCTTGGGCTTGTCATGCCCACTCCTCTGTGCTTGGACTCTGCCATGATGATCCATGCACCTTGTGGTGATATGATGGCCGAGGTTGCTGAGGTGGTGATGATGGCGCGACTTCCCTTCTGGCCTTTTGTTATCCTACCAGGTAAATCAAAAACACCATGGAGTATATATATTGCTTGCAGGTTCAATGTGGCTACCAAATCTTAGCTAGTTCCAGGTTGCAGCCAGGAAACATGCCAGCTCAACATATGTTATATactattgtaacaccctaacttttaaattccagcatttagtaataaatttaaatggctttattctatttctaaggtttattgtgtttagccttgcatttaatttaattttgtttcataagtattaaaattttgccataggtttaaattttgtgttgcattcatgctggtgcatggcttttaattgattgagtgtggtttgaattcgaattggtatttgaattcaacctttgtttgaactagaaatagaaaagattagaaatggaaaaagaatggcaaaacccaaaacccagctaaacccaaaaccccagcccaacccaacagcCCAGGCCCACTCCTCCCCGGCCCGACCTCAGGCGGCCCACCCCCTCTctcccccgctcggcccgcacctgacagcccgagccggcccaacGCTCGCCCCGCCCTCCACGCGCAGCCCAGCCAGCGCCGCAGCGCCCGTCTCtctgaccgcccgggcccgctcgtcagcggcctcctctccaccttccttcttccacctcgcgcccgaactcctctgctccgctccgcctGCACCCCCGctgcccgtggccccgctccgccccgtGCGCACGCCCGTGGCCCACTGGCCAGCTGTACCTGCGCCCTACCCTTCTAGAAGCGTCAACCCCGGGCAAATCGGTTGCTCGAGTTCCGCCTTCGCCGCGCTGAGCCCGCGATCCTCGCCGGACTTCTTTCCGCAGGCACACACGCCCGAATCCACGGCCCTGTCTATAATTGGCCCCCACGTACCTCATCTGCACTCCATCTTCCGTTCCGCGCCATCCAGAGCCCGAGATCCATAACCGTACTAGCCATAACCGTGTGCTCCTGCAGagtgttacacttgccttcctcgtactagcCATAACCGTTCCGctccgctcataaccgtgagcacggctagtataccagttttacactctgcagaggttgcacatctttacccacaagtcgtgagctacgccagttgttcatcacacttccttaggtgagatggccagcgactcactacgagacctttaaaaagaatctcgttggtaaggcgtaaccgcgagagttaggtcggcgacgatggggcccacctccgggggtacaagcacaggagcgcaatccaagcacagaccaagccggaggagcagggaccattgaagcttactactcttgccccgcaggtaagttactccaaaccaaaaagacctaattaataagccaagtctatcccattctaaccttgtggtagcgctgttgtcccaggttgtcgctctatgaaccggtccttatggagagtggccaaccaagcactaagcaccgtgctggccccctaaaccatgtttctacaaaaaccatcttttaacgagacgtgagccactcaagccacacagagtgccactctcagaattaagttcaagtaaaccattaatcaatttaattaaaaggaccaaagtgtgttatagcgcagcaacctagcacaactaaccaaaatgcaaaccaaggtatatataaaggatataaagtggctaggaaatccttataggcatacagtattaaaatgcagtatgaaaatgtatttaaaagtgatgggttgttcatgttacacttgccttcctcgtactgctcctgctgctgctcaaagtgctccgaagacggctgctccgggtactggtactggggctcctcagagggatcaacgtctactcacgaacacagggccaaaacaatgcacagaagtaagcatacaagcaaacactaacaaaaactaagaaacaatacatcaatacataaaaacagcgcacaaaactactctagaactattctacgcgttacaacgatcgcgtggacacaaagaacgctaaaaaacggagctaaaacgcgaaatctaggcctaaaacaagttctaggggcttatttgtaagaaaaactaagttccagggggttttctgcaaaaaccgagggctaaaacgtaattaaactaaagcttcagggtctaacttacaaaagaatcagggctggacggcgggttctattttaaagaagctcaggggctaaagtgttaaaatAGGGACCTAACAGGAATTAATTTTTGAActgggtggactgcgggttgattacccaaaaggacaggggctctttagcaagttttccaggccgaaccggtatcctaGGATattggccgttggatcgcgatctggtGGTATGGATCTAAATGGGGGTGATCTAATCTTGACCATGGgttccggatcggacggctccaGCGGttttgggcgcggggcggcggaacgcgccggaattcttctcccgcggcggcgcgtggggaaaaGCTCGCCGGATTTCTCCAAACTTGGTGCTCCGGGCGTCAAATCGACCCGAGCTTGGGTCTGGGCGGCTCATCACGCCATGCGTGATCGACCTAGGGCCACAGCGAGGGTTGGCGGGGTTCAGGGCGGTGTATTCGACTGAGGTGGCGGCTCAGAGCGGacaggctcgccggcgtgcgcgcgtTCTGGCGCCCAGGGTGTGCCTTGGCTACGGGAAGTAGCGCAGAAGCAAGAGGGGTCGGGGCGCAGCTCACCGAGGGGGTCGAGGCGGTCGGACTTGCAGCGTAGAGGCCCGGCGACTTcgaccggcggcggtgaaggggCGGCGTTCGTGGTCCGGGCGGCGCGGGGTTCCTCCAGGCGCCTGGATTCCTTGGATCGACGCGTGGCGGCTCTACGAAGCAAGACCGGGGGTCAGCGGGGCACGGGAGACGCCGGCGGCGTGAACCCAAGCGAACGGCGTAACTCACCGTCGAGCGATTCGCGCGCGAAttccggcgaggtggggccTGGTCTCTGGGGCAAAGACCTTGGGGAGGTCCCCGGGTGCACGGCGGTTCTCCTGCGGTGCGGTGCAGGGCCTGGGAGGCAGTGGCGAGGCCggtctgcggcggcgcagggaggtcggcgcggcggagcggagcggcgggGTGGATCTCGGGCTCTGGATGGCGCGGAACGGAAGATGGAGTGCAGATGAGGTACGTGGGGGCCAATTATAGACAGGGCCGTGGATTCGGGCGTGTGTGCCTGCGGAAAGAAGTCCGGCGAGGATCGCGGGCTTAGCGCGGCGAAGGCGGAACTCGAGCAACCGATTTGCCCGGGGTTGACGCTTCTAGAAGGGTAGGGCGCAGGTACAGCTGCCCAGTGGGCCACGGGCGTGCGCacggggcggagcggggccacgggcagCGGGGGTGCaggcggagcggagcagaggagttcgggcgcgaggtggaagaaggaaggtggagaggaggccgctgacgagcgggcccgggcggtcagaGAGACGGGCGCTGCGGCGCTGGCTGGGCTGCGCGTGGAGGGCGGGGCGAGCgttgggccggctcgggctgtcaggtgcgggccgagcgggggagAGAGGGGGTGGGCCGCCTGAGGTCGGGCCGGGGAGGAGTGGGCCTGGgctgttgggttgggctggggttttgggtttagctgggttttgggttttgccattctttttccatttctaatcttttctatttctagttcaaacaaaggttgaattcaaataccaattcgaattcaaaccacactcaatcaattaaaagccatgcaccagcatgaatgcaacacaaaatttaaacctatggcaaaattttaatacttatgaaacaaaattaaattaaatgcaaggctaaacacaataaaccttagaaatagaataaagcaatttaaatttattactaaatgctggaatttaaaagttagggtgttacaactatACACCATGGAGAGGGAGGCTTAGGAGCACCCGGCTGCCCACGGAGCGACACGTGTCCCCGGAGAAAAGTAGCGCAACGCTGGCCGTCCGATCCGTCGTGCGAGATCGATCCACACCGTTCCTTGGGTTTTTTCGCAAATAGACCCTTCAAGTTTTGttatttgaacccgccgtccattttttttttgcaaaaaacccACCCTCTCCACCCTCCCCATCGCAACGTGCCCCCTTCCTCCCCGGCCTCCATCCCGCCGCCTCCCGGCAGTCACCGCCCTCCATCCGTCCCCTTTGCCGTCTCCACGTCGTCGCCGCCCTACCCTTCCAGGACGCTGCCACCGTCCCTCCCCATGCCGCTTCAGCGCACCGCCCTCCGCCCGCCGTGGAGGGCGCAGATGGCGGATCTCGGCCGGCGACGTCAAGACGAAGCAATGGGCGGCGGATCTGGTCCAGCAGCGTCGAGGTGGATCGGTgggcggcggatccgggcgGCGGTGTCGAGGCGGTGCAGTGGTCGGCAGATCCGGGTGACGGCATGGAGCGGGCGGCGGATCCAAATGCTGGTGTCGAAGCGATGGTGTCGGCGGCGACGCTGATGTCAAGGCGTCAGCGCGAACGGCGGCGGGAGCGAGACGGACGGAGGCGACATACAGACAGAGACGCGGGCGGCGGGAACGCCCGGTGGCGTCCACCGCCTTGCGGTGCCGTGTTTCCTTTTTTCtcacaattttcctttttttccttaaTTTTTTCCCTTTTCAATTTCTTTTCATGTTTTCTTCCTACGCGGCGGAGCGCGTTCTTCACCTAGTCTATAGGTAATGGGCATCTTGTTTAGCCATTTACCTTTGACAGGCAGTCTGCTACCTTTCATAGATCAATGGTAACGGGCTTCAAGTGATGACCATTAATTTTGCTGTCTCACTGGTAACGTTCATCAAGTGAAACCCATTACCTTTGATATGTCATTGGTAATGGGCTTTAAGTGAGGCCCGTTGTCAGTGACCAATCAAAGGTACCACCAATAACGACAGTGGGCCAAGTGAAGAAGCCGCACGTGGTCATTGGTAACGGTCTTTAGTAACGGGCATCAAGCCAGTTATTAGTACCCATAGTCATTAACGTTGGCTAGAGCTGGTGCAAAGGATACTACCAACAACATGCCGATGTACCTGATGAAGATGTTCTTCTTCACTCTGCTTTTTGGATCCCTATCACTGACTGCACAAGGTAATGTTCTTGTCATTAAACCTATTTCAGAAAATTTCATATGAGTGACACAAATATTGATGAAAATAAAACTATCTGTGTAGGTGGTCGACCACAATTATTAAATGCTAGAAGTTTTACAGCTAATAACACCATATCCTCAAAATCATTTGATGAGAGCAAGATTACCATAATATTTTGTTCTGTTGTGCTGTGCTGTGCACTTTCTTCGGACATGGCTGGAAAGAATGTTATTGCTGCCCAGATGGAAACCGGAAAGAGTATTGCCACCTGACAAAGAAAGAGTGCAGGGCCAATTGCGCGTTGTGCAGACCCAAATGCTAGCTACCACCATCTGCGTGATCCATGATGCATGACCAACCCGTCAATGCCACAATAAATGCTACTTTATACAAATAAGCCATTGTGCGATCCATTGTTGGATGATAAAAGAACAATAGGTACTCCATGGGTCCTTTTGTGAGAACTATTTAGGAAAATAAACTTTCTTCTTCTCGAAAATAACACCATGAGAATATGAGTATCTAGCAGATATTGTACTAATGCATATGTGGTATACCAATATATATACATTTCTTGATGCTTTTGAATTAGAATAATACAGGTCCAATTGCACATTTCATTCTATCGTGCTTTGTACCTTACTTGTTGCAAACTTTCCGTTTGGCACAATTCGAGTGTTGTAGTGAGACTAAACAAGGGAAAAATTCGACAAAATGCGTCTCAAGACAGGAATAAGTGTCATTTCCGGGGCATGCTATAAGATGGTGCTACAACTGTGCGTTCGAAGCGTGCAGCATACTGCCATGCCAGCTTAATTAATGGATTAGAAATTAGGCGAGTTCATTCAGATTCAAAGGTAACAGCAAATTAATCTCACGACATTCAAATCAACATCAGTAAAATAATGTACCCAGACTATCAATAGATGCACTGTACGTGCTGTTCTTAGTGACTTGCAAATAAATGTTTAGTAATGAGCCAAATTAAGGCTATTGTCCTAACTTTTCATGTATATCAACAGGCAGCCAACTATGAATGGAAATGGGTCGGGTCGACCCATTGGGTAGTTGACCCGACCCACAAAAATAGGACCAATGGGTTATAGGGCCGACCCTAAATTTCAAAATGGGTTAATAGGGCCGGTACCTATTGACCCGATGTGTATTATGGGTCGACCCACATGTCatattaataatttttttattaaatttattagttttcttcattcttttgaATAAATACAACTGATCATAAATTATTAGATTCTATATACTTCAAAATATAATGAGGAATATCATATATTggaagtgaaaatggataaaattaaaatcatgaaCCGCTAGTAAATATGTTTAATTTGATGCATTGCTAACAATCTTAACATATTATTATGATATATGTTAATCTTGAATCTTATCTTTTCTAAAAGTGTTCATAGTATTCATGGTTtagaattataaaaaaatatttgggtCGGCCCATAATACCCAATGGGCCATCAAGACTATAACATTTAGGAGAAATGGGTCGACCCATAACCCCTAAAATTGGCCTCGAGCCCATGGGGCCGGGTCAAGGCCAGGGCCGGGTCGGCCCATTCCCATCTAGACAGCCAACTTGGAGATCAAGTCCTTCAAGAGAGCAGGGCAGCTCTTAACAAGACGCTCAAAGCCATCGGTCGCCATGACCGCGTTCAGTGCCCGGGGACATCTCAGAAAGTCCACACAGGCCTCCCTGAGCCCATGGCAGCGGTGCTGCTGAGCAAACAGCAACATGGTCGCAGCCGTCTCGACCTCCACGAGCCTGCAAAGCTTCTCCTCGCAGATCGCCCTCAGCCTCGGCACGCCGTACCTGCCCGCCGCCTCCAGCAAACGCTGCGCCATGAAAGCGCCGTCCTGCCCCGGCGCCTCCTCCGGCAGCGAATCGGTGTACACGAAGTGCAGCAGGGCCTCGAACACCTGGGGCGCCACATCGTCGATCCttacggcggcggccgtgccgACGGAGAGCTTCGCCTTCAGCACCGGCGAACGGGCGGCAACGACGCTCCTGTGCGCGCTGAacgcctcgccggcgacctGGAACGTGACGTCCGCACCTTCTCCCGACGCGAGGAGGTCCCCGAGATGACAGCGCAGGTCGGACGGCGGCGCGTCCGGCCTGGGCTCGGTGCGCCACGGCCTCCGGACAGAGACGTCGCACCTGATCCTGAAGCACTCGTCCACGAGGTGGCCCGACGCCTCCAGGAAGTCCCTGGGGACGAAAGCCCGGACGCCGTgcctggcgccgccggcggccgagtACTCGTTCAGGCCTGTGGAGTGGGTGCACCCCGGCACGGGTCTCTCCGCCCGGTCGAGCAGGTGGAAGGTGGCCTCCGCGTAGGCGGGCTCCGGGACGCTGTCGTCGAGGACGAGGAAGACGGCGATGTAGAGGGCGGCGTACCCGTCCtggtcgtcgccggcgccgcgaggGTAGTACCAGAtgcaccacgcgcggcccccgacGGTGAAAGATTGGGACGGGATGAACTCGCCGGCGAAGAGCGCCTTGGTGTGCGAGTAGCCCTCGATGTGCGGCAGGTGGCGCCCGGTCGACCTGGCCCCTACGGCGGCCGAGGCGGCTGCGCAATCGTTCGCCTTCGGCATGGCGCCGTGGGCCCGTGGCGGGGGATTTTGACGAGACGAGAGAGACTATGGAATGGAAACTTGCTAGGCAGCAGGTGCTGTCGTCGTGCTGATGATGGTCTATCTAGGTCCTACCATGTGGGTCGAGGAGTCGAGCCCATTagcatcttttttttaaaaaaaaaaggtacgGACAAAAAGTAATAATTATTTTAAGATTTAAGGATTtaattataaataaaaaattaaaatcataTACCAAAACAATCCGATTGTCAAATttgaacggttttgatagttggatggccaaagATATCCGGTTTtagagttcgatggccaaaaccaaactGAGGCCAGaattggatggtcaaaaatggattttttttaaatctcATTAGCATCCCATTTTGAAGCCACCAATTGATGCTGGACAGGGCTCTCGCTCTCCAAATCAAACACGCAGTGATTAGGATTCCGTCCTCTGGTTCTTTTATGAGCTTCTCAGGACAGATTAAGCAGTTGTTACGTTTCCCCTTTTTTTCTGATGGGTTTTTAGGCTTCTAGCAGAGTTAGATGTTTATGCCAAGTAATGCAGTAGTTTTGTGCGATGATGTGAGAGTAATTTGACTCAGTTGCGTCCTCTGTTTTTGACTTAACAATCATCATCAGAAAATACTGGCTTCAGAAGTATTTTGTTCCTGCATCCTTTGATGATATATGTGTGTGATTGTGCATTCTCCCGGCTGATGGTCTATCTTCCTGCGGCTGATGAACTGTAAACGGTGTCGGATATGTTTTCCCACTGAAAGGAGGAAGACACTGTTCTTATTTGCCATGCTCTTAAACTGAAACTGCACAAATggccatgaaaaaaaaaagaaactgcaTAAATGGTGTTTCGGTTGTTTCTCTCAGCCTCTGAAAACAGAAGCACAACTACCATAATTTCCTTTCTTTTCATATATCAGTATAACCGTGCAACTGAAATTCGAGATCCGTCCTACAGTCCCATTTCATGCCCCTGAATTTATCAAAGCGTCGTCGTCTGTGGTCTTCATTCAGCTAACCTGACAGGAAGAAAGGCCCATGAATTCCTAAATAGCTAAGCACAGGCGAACGCTGGTTTGCCGTTTGAATAGAATTTCTAAGCGGGCTCCTTGTGGCCCATCGGTCGGCTTGGCAGCCCAACTCTGATCCCCAAAATCGATTTCGCTCGTCGTCAACCGCCTCGGCAATCCCGAGTGCTGGCCTCTATAAAGCATCGTCTCCCTCGTCGTTGTTGCAGCACCTCTACCCCCTCCCGTTCCTTCTGGTTCTCCCGCTCCCTTGAACTCCTCGTCGTGGGAGAAGCAAAGAAGACAAGGTGTTCAAGCATGGGCGACCAGGACCCCACGCGCAGGgacaagaagggcaagaggAAGGCGGACGAGTACGAGGACGGCGAGTCGTCATCGCGGCCGTCGTGAGGAGGGTGGTGAGGGAGTTGACAAGGCAATATGGCAGCGGCAACCTGCAGCCCATGGGAGGACCGGAACCAGGTGTGTGCAGGATTGAGAA from Panicum virgatum strain AP13 chromosome 9K, P.virgatum_v5, whole genome shotgun sequence encodes:
- the LOC120647811 gene encoding BTB/POZ and MATH domain-containing protein 2-like, which produces MPKANDCAAASAAVGARSTGRHLPHIEGYSHTKALFAGEFIPSQSFTVGGRAWCIWYYPRGAGDDQDGYAALYIAVFLVLDDSVPEPAYAEATFHLLDRAERPVPGCTHSTGLNEYSAAGGARHGVRAFVPRDFLEASGHLVDECFRIRCDVSVRRPWRTEPRPDAPPSDLRCHLGDLLASGEGADVTFQVAGEAFSAHRSVVAARSPVLKAKLSVGTAAAVRIDDVAPQVFEALLHFVYTDSLPEEAPGQDGAFMAQRLLEAAGRYGVPRLRAICEEKLCRLVEVETAATMLLFAQQHRCHGLREACVDFLRCPRALNAVMATDGFERLVKSCPALLKDLISKLAV